A stretch of Microbacterium sp. 4R-513 DNA encodes these proteins:
- a CDS encoding GIY-YIG nuclease family protein: MASVYILRCSDGSYYFGSTDKELEARVWEHNNDEDMSARYTIKRRPVVLVYSEQFDRIQDAFVRERQLHGWSRAKKEALMDGRIDDLRGLSRSRGDASVRRRHS; this comes from the coding sequence ATGGCGAGTGTCTACATCCTTCGATGCAGTGATGGCAGCTATTACTTCGGTTCCACGGATAAAGAACTCGAAGCCCGCGTGTGGGAGCACAACAACGACGAAGACATGTCTGCCCGCTACACGATCAAGCGCCGCCCCGTCGTGCTCGTGTACTCCGAGCAGTTCGACCGCATCCAAGACGCATTCGTGCGTGAGCGGCAGCTCCACGGGTGGAGCCGGGCGAAGAAGGAGGCGCTGATGGACGGGCGGATCGACGACCTTCGCGGTCTTTCTCGTTCGCGGGGTGATGCGTCGGTGCGGAGGCGACACTCGTAG
- a CDS encoding NAD-dependent epimerase/dehydratase family protein: MTSVLILGGTGWLSGHVARGWLAEGADVTCLARGGRPAPAGATLVEADRAEAHAYRDVAGQDWDEVVDISSDAGFVASAVAALADRAAHWTYVSTLSVYADSDVEGADESAPLLAPAEAGDDYDYGRAKVAAEASVRAALSDRAAIVRPGLIVGPGDPSDRFGYWVARFAAAGDGPVLTPQTQGSSAQIIDVRDLAAFLVEVGEKRWTGVANAIGDPIPFADLLEEARRAAGHTGVLMAADDDWLQSHDVQYWMGPRSLPLWLPADMRGFSTRRNDIYRSAGGRFRPLADTLRDTLADERERGLDRERRSGLTREEEQALLAELA; the protein is encoded by the coding sequence GTGACCTCGGTCCTCATCCTCGGCGGCACGGGCTGGCTGAGCGGCCACGTCGCGCGCGGATGGCTCGCCGAGGGCGCCGACGTCACGTGCCTCGCCCGGGGTGGACGCCCCGCCCCCGCGGGTGCGACGCTCGTCGAGGCCGACCGCGCCGAAGCCCACGCCTACCGCGATGTCGCCGGCCAGGACTGGGACGAGGTCGTCGACATCTCGTCCGACGCCGGGTTCGTGGCATCCGCTGTCGCGGCGCTCGCCGATCGCGCCGCACACTGGACCTACGTTTCGACCCTCTCCGTCTATGCCGACAGCGACGTCGAGGGTGCGGACGAGTCCGCGCCCCTGCTCGCGCCCGCGGAAGCAGGTGATGACTACGACTACGGCCGCGCGAAGGTCGCGGCCGAGGCATCCGTCCGCGCAGCGCTCTCGGACCGCGCCGCGATCGTTCGACCGGGACTCATCGTCGGCCCCGGTGACCCCTCCGACCGGTTCGGATACTGGGTCGCACGATTCGCCGCGGCAGGCGACGGACCCGTGCTCACGCCGCAGACGCAGGGGAGCAGCGCGCAGATCATCGACGTCCGCGATCTCGCCGCGTTCCTCGTCGAGGTGGGCGAGAAGCGCTGGACGGGCGTCGCGAACGCCATCGGCGACCCGATCCCCTTCGCCGACCTCCTCGAAGAGGCGCGCCGGGCGGCGGGTCACACCGGCGTCCTCATGGCCGCCGACGACGACTGGCTTCAGTCGCACGACGTGCAGTACTGGATGGGCCCGCGGTCGCTCCCCCTCTGGCTCCCCGCCGACATGCGCGGCTTCTCGACGCGCAGGAACGACATCTACCGCAGCGCGGGCGGACGCTTCCGCCCCCTCGCCGACACACTCCGTGACACCCTCGCCGACGAGCGCGAGCGCGGCCTCGACCGCGAGCGCCGATCGGGCCTCACTCGAGAGGAGGAGCAGGCGCTCCTCGCCGAACTCGCATGA
- a CDS encoding NAGSA dehydrogenase family protein: MTYSVAVSGASGYAGGEILRILAAHPDVEIRTVTAHSNAGQPLIQHQPHLRSLAHLTLDDTKPEVLAGHDIVFLALPHGQSGQYTDALADAALVIDAGADHRLTSSADWDRFYGGTFHEPWAYGVPELPVAGGKQRTNLVGATRIAAPGCNASTVSLSLAPGVAAGVIDPSDIVTVLAVGPSGAGKSLKTNLLASEILGTANPYAVGGSHRHIPEIRQALAAAAAARTSDPGANSGPIGAESPNSAQNSEVRDGGSGIRISFTPVLVPMARGILATSTAPIAPGATDDEIRDAWESAYGDETFVQLLPAGEFPRTADVIGANTALLGLAIDRDANRVTVVAAVDNLVKGTAGAAVQSMNLALGLPEDRGLSINGVAP, from the coding sequence ATGACATATTCGGTCGCCGTCTCCGGCGCATCCGGCTATGCGGGCGGCGAGATCCTCCGGATCCTCGCCGCACATCCCGACGTCGAGATCCGCACCGTCACGGCGCACTCGAACGCCGGGCAGCCTCTCATCCAGCATCAGCCGCACCTTCGCTCGCTCGCGCACCTCACGCTCGACGACACGAAGCCCGAGGTGCTCGCGGGCCACGACATCGTCTTCCTCGCGCTTCCGCACGGGCAGTCGGGGCAGTACACGGATGCCTTGGCCGACGCCGCACTCGTCATCGACGCCGGCGCCGACCACCGCCTCACCTCGTCGGCCGACTGGGACCGCTTCTACGGCGGCACGTTCCACGAGCCGTGGGCCTACGGCGTGCCGGAGCTCCCGGTCGCCGGTGGCAAGCAGCGCACGAACCTCGTCGGCGCGACGCGCATCGCCGCGCCGGGCTGCAATGCGAGCACCGTCAGTCTCAGCCTCGCCCCCGGGGTCGCGGCCGGCGTCATCGACCCGTCGGACATCGTGACGGTCCTCGCCGTCGGCCCGTCCGGCGCGGGCAAGAGCCTCAAGACCAACCTCCTCGCGAGCGAGATCCTCGGCACCGCCAATCCGTACGCCGTCGGTGGCTCCCACCGGCACATCCCCGAGATCCGGCAGGCGCTCGCCGCCGCGGCGGCCGCACGAACCTCGGACCCCGGCGCGAACTCCGGACCGATCGGCGCAGAATCTCCGAACTCCGCGCAGAACTCCGAGGTTCGCGACGGAGGCAGCGGCATCCGCATCTCGTTCACTCCTGTGCTCGTCCCGATGGCGCGCGGCATCCTCGCGACGTCCACGGCGCCGATCGCGCCCGGTGCGACCGACGACGAGATCCGCGATGCATGGGAGTCCGCGTACGGCGATGAGACCTTCGTGCAGCTCCTGCCCGCCGGCGAGTTCCCGCGCACGGCCGACGTGATCGGCGCCAACACCGCCCTCCTCGGACTGGCGATCGACCGCGACGCGAACCGCGTGACCGTCGTCGCGGCCGTCGACAACCTCGTCAAGGGCACGGCGGGCGCCGCCGTCCAATCCATGAACCTCGCCCTCGGCCTGCCCGAGGACCGCGGCCTCAGCATCAACGGAGTGGCCCCATGA
- a CDS encoding acetylornithine transaminase, with product MTTTTWQDDAGRDLVRSFGDRMALFTRGEGAYLWDGDGRRYLDFLAGIAVNSLGHAHPVFVEAIAAQAATLAHVSNYFATQPQLDLAAQLKRLAGTGPSGRVYFGNSGAEANEAAFKLARLHGGAERPRILSLKDAFHGRTMGTLALTGKPWMQEPFQPMVGGVEFLDSTVEALEAAMDDRVAALFVEPIKGEAGVIELPEGYLRAARELTERHGALLIIDEIQTGAGRTGEWFAFQHEGITPDAITVAKGIGGGFPIGALITFEAASELFYPGTHGSTFGGNALGTAVAGAVLGEIERAGLVANAAERGTQLRAAIEAIGSPLVDGCRGKGLLIGIALKHPVAKAVVAAAMGHGLVINAANDETIRLAPALNIGDVEIDEFAELFAASLATVADALVLDDSEVSA from the coding sequence ATGACGACGACGACGTGGCAGGACGACGCGGGGCGCGACCTCGTGCGCAGCTTCGGCGACCGGATGGCGCTCTTCACGCGCGGCGAGGGCGCCTATCTATGGGATGGTGACGGCCGACGCTACCTCGACTTCCTCGCGGGGATCGCGGTGAACTCGCTCGGTCACGCGCACCCCGTCTTCGTCGAGGCGATCGCCGCCCAAGCGGCGACGCTGGCGCACGTCTCGAACTACTTCGCGACGCAGCCGCAGCTCGACCTGGCGGCGCAGCTCAAGCGCCTCGCGGGCACGGGCCCCTCCGGCCGGGTGTACTTCGGCAATTCCGGAGCCGAGGCCAACGAGGCCGCGTTCAAGCTCGCGCGGCTGCACGGCGGTGCCGAGCGGCCGCGCATCCTTTCCCTGAAGGATGCCTTCCACGGCCGCACGATGGGCACGCTCGCCCTCACCGGCAAGCCGTGGATGCAGGAGCCGTTCCAGCCCATGGTCGGCGGCGTCGAGTTCCTCGACTCGACGGTCGAGGCACTCGAAGCGGCGATGGACGACCGCGTCGCCGCGCTCTTCGTCGAGCCGATCAAGGGCGAGGCCGGCGTCATCGAGCTGCCCGAGGGGTACCTCCGCGCCGCGCGCGAGCTGACCGAGCGCCACGGCGCGCTCCTCATCATCGACGAGATCCAGACCGGCGCTGGGCGCACGGGGGAGTGGTTCGCCTTCCAGCACGAGGGCATCACACCCGACGCGATCACCGTCGCGAAGGGCATCGGCGGCGGGTTCCCGATCGGCGCCCTCATCACGTTCGAGGCGGCGAGCGAGCTCTTCTACCCCGGCACGCACGGCTCGACCTTCGGCGGCAACGCGCTCGGCACCGCTGTGGCCGGCGCTGTCCTCGGCGAGATCGAGCGCGCCGGCCTGGTCGCGAACGCGGCCGAGCGCGGCACGCAGCTCCGCGCGGCGATCGAGGCGATCGGATCCCCGCTCGTCGACGGATGCCGCGGCAAAGGCCTGCTCATCGGCATCGCGCTGAAGCATCCCGTGGCGAAAGCCGTCGTCGCCGCAGCGATGGGGCACGGGCTCGTCATCAACGCGGCCAACGACGAGACGATCCGCCTCGCACCGGCCCTCAACATCGGCGACGTCGAGATCGACGAGTTCGCGGAGCTCTTCGCGGCTTCCCTGGCGACGGTCGCCGATGCGCTCGTCCTCGACGACTCGGAGGTCTCGGCATGA
- the argB gene encoding acetylglutamate kinase gives MTEKLQETDPDEASAKAATLIESLPWLQRFSDQIIVIKYGGNAMVSEELQDAFAADIAYLRYVGIKPVVVHGGGPQISSMLDRLAIPSEFKGGYRVTSTEAISVVRMVLTGQINPQLVAKINAHGPLAAGLSGEDAGLFGGRRRGVTVDGIEHDLGRVGDVVEVDPQPVLDQLAAGRIPVVSSIAPDLDNPGHSLNVNADAAAAALATALGAAKLVVLTDVPGLYADWPNRDSLVAHLTSTELREILPSLESGMIPKMQACLDAVEGGVDTAAIIDGRVPHSVLVEIFTNKGIGTEVVVG, from the coding sequence ATGACCGAGAAGCTCCAAGAGACCGACCCCGACGAGGCGAGCGCGAAGGCGGCGACGCTCATCGAATCGCTGCCCTGGCTGCAGCGCTTCAGCGACCAGATCATCGTCATCAAGTACGGCGGCAACGCCATGGTGTCCGAAGAGCTGCAGGATGCCTTCGCCGCCGACATCGCGTATCTCCGGTACGTCGGCATCAAACCGGTCGTCGTGCACGGGGGCGGACCCCAGATCTCATCGATGCTCGATCGGCTCGCGATCCCGAGCGAGTTCAAGGGCGGCTACCGCGTCACCTCGACAGAGGCCATCTCTGTCGTCCGGATGGTGCTGACCGGGCAGATCAACCCGCAGCTCGTCGCGAAGATCAACGCCCACGGCCCCCTCGCGGCAGGGCTCTCCGGCGAGGACGCCGGCCTCTTCGGCGGCCGCCGCCGCGGTGTCACGGTGGACGGGATCGAGCACGACCTCGGCCGCGTCGGCGACGTCGTCGAGGTGGATCCGCAGCCGGTGCTCGATCAGCTGGCCGCGGGCCGCATCCCCGTCGTCTCGAGCATCGCTCCCGATCTCGACAATCCCGGGCACTCGCTGAACGTGAATGCGGATGCCGCGGCCGCCGCCCTCGCGACAGCGCTCGGCGCCGCCAAGCTCGTCGTGCTCACCGACGTCCCAGGGCTCTATGCCGACTGGCCGAACCGCGACTCGCTGGTCGCGCACCTGACGTCGACCGAGCTGCGCGAGATCCTCCCGTCGCTCGAGTCGGGCATGATCCCGAAGATGCAGGCATGCCTCGATGCGGTCGAGGGCGGCGTCGACACGGCGGCGATCATCGACGGACGCGTGCCGCACTCGGTGCTCGTCGAGATCTTCACGAACAAGGGAATCGGAACGGAGGTGGTGGTCGGATGA
- a CDS encoding dienelactone hydrolase family protein has product MSESIELRAPDGTEFEVYVARPEGTPLGGLVVIHEIWGLVDHIRDVADRFAGEGWLVAAPDILSKAGVGPELGSELFDLVNSPDEAVRTAAQPRLRDAMSEMRAPGYAGWAIPALRTVVDWLEHQPDVDGRVAVTGFCFGGTYAFALAASDERLLAAVPFYGTAPSPDRIAQIKASVLALYGEQDPTLMDALPGVRQAMADAGVDFEAVVYPGAQHAFFNDTGSRYSPAHAMEAWARVLAFLDDKVVNE; this is encoded by the coding sequence GTGTCAGAGTCGATCGAGCTGAGAGCACCCGACGGCACCGAGTTCGAGGTGTATGTCGCCAGACCCGAGGGGACGCCGCTCGGCGGGCTCGTCGTGATCCACGAGATCTGGGGCCTCGTCGACCACATCCGCGACGTCGCCGACCGGTTCGCCGGTGAGGGCTGGCTCGTCGCGGCTCCCGACATCCTCAGCAAGGCCGGCGTAGGTCCGGAGCTCGGCTCGGAGCTCTTCGACCTCGTCAACAGCCCCGACGAGGCGGTGCGCACCGCTGCGCAGCCGCGCCTGCGCGACGCGATGTCCGAGATGCGCGCCCCGGGATACGCCGGGTGGGCGATCCCGGCCCTGCGCACGGTCGTCGACTGGCTCGAGCATCAGCCCGATGTCGACGGCCGCGTGGCCGTCACGGGCTTCTGCTTCGGCGGCACCTATGCCTTCGCGCTCGCCGCGTCCGACGAGCGTCTCCTCGCCGCCGTTCCGTTCTACGGCACGGCCCCGAGCCCCGACCGGATCGCGCAGATCAAGGCATCCGTCCTCGCCCTCTACGGCGAGCAGGATCCGACGCTCATGGATGCGCTGCCCGGCGTGCGCCAGGCGATGGCCGACGCGGGCGTCGACTTCGAAGCGGTCGTCTACCCCGGCGCCCAGCACGCGTTCTTCAACGACACGGGCAGCCGCTACAGCCCCGCGCACGCGATGGAAGCCTGGGCTCGGGTGCTCGCCTTCCTCGACGACAAGGTGGTGAACGAGTGA